The following are encoded together in the Thalassomonas haliotis genome:
- a CDS encoding WD40/YVTN/BNR-like repeat-containing protein — translation MKLSVPLRCTALLLLLNSFILPLSAKQASGWQIRELPVKASLRSSAATAQSLWVAGSKNRVYISKNNGKTWSDISPPLTTEHDFRDIAVLNENTAIIMSAGEGSQSKLFITRDQGKSWQLLRENHHKQGFYDSIAFINEQTGFLLGDPVDGHFVIEHTRDQGKSWQRVNPEHLPAIQENEIAFAASGNTLLADKNKEIWFTTGGLSAFVYHSKDLGASWQKQPLPLYQKTKTAGPYALAFNSQNRLFALGGDYLQRDGVYQNIAALKQGEWQSLNSGQNGLRTAMRCIKNICLATGKLSTDISYDHGHSWQLFAKQGFYTLAGTSQSILAAGAEGKVAVFTPENFSHFEADN, via the coding sequence ATGAAACTCTCTGTCCCCCTCCGCTGCACCGCTTTGTTGCTGCTGTTAAACAGCTTTATTTTGCCTTTATCCGCCAAGCAAGCCTCCGGCTGGCAAATCAGGGAATTGCCGGTAAAAGCTTCACTAAGAAGCAGCGCAGCCACAGCACAAAGCTTATGGGTGGCAGGGTCGAAAAACCGGGTCTATATCAGTAAAAATAACGGCAAAACCTGGTCAGATATTTCCCCGCCATTGACCACAGAGCATGATTTTAGGGATATCGCGGTGCTCAATGAAAACACCGCCATTATTATGTCCGCCGGAGAAGGCAGCCAGTCCAAGTTATTTATCACCCGGGATCAGGGTAAAAGCTGGCAGCTGCTCAGGGAAAATCACCATAAACAAGGCTTTTATGACTCCATTGCTTTTATCAATGAACAGACAGGTTTCCTGCTCGGGGATCCGGTCGACGGCCACTTTGTTATCGAACATACCCGGGATCAGGGGAAAAGCTGGCAGAGAGTTAATCCGGAGCACTTACCGGCAATACAGGAAAACGAAATCGCTTTCGCCGCCAGCGGCAATACCCTGCTCGCCGATAAAAACAAAGAGATCTGGTTTACCACCGGCGGTTTATCCGCTTTTGTTTACCACTCGAAAGATTTAGGAGCCAGCTGGCAAAAGCAGCCGCTGCCCCTGTATCAAAAAACCAAAACCGCCGGACCTTACGCCCTGGCCTTTAACAGCCAAAACCGCCTGTTTGCCCTGGGAGGGGATTATCTGCAACGCGACGGAGTTTATCAAAATATCGCCGCTTTAAAGCAGGGAGAATGGCAGAGCCTGAATTCAGGTCAAAACGGTTTACGTACCGCCATGCGCTGCATAAAAAACATCTGCCTGGCAACAGGCAAGCTCAGCACAGATATTTCCTATGATCACGGCCACAGCTGGCAGCTTTTTGCCAAACAAGGTTTTTATACCCTGGCCGGCACCAGCCAGAGTATTCTGGCCGCCGGAGCAGAGGGGAAAGTGGCGGTATTTACCCCGGAAAATTTCAGCCATTTCGAGGCAGATAACTAA
- a CDS encoding endonuclease/exonuclease/phosphatase family protein, which produces MKKAVLSLGMAISTLFQAGMTQAEELKFASWNIAWLGSHEYNERKDSDYQQLAHYAKKLNADVIALQEVEDESWARKVFGDDYDYYFSTKDWVQRVGVAVKKSTGYAVKAQEYKALDVGRVRNGMDVTLSKGDKKIQLLAVHLKSGCFDSPLDQKSVSAMPSTSKKEAKRKEACEKLSKQISPLENWIDERASEQVPFIVLGDFNRRFSRDIALDYPENKGLWQALDDEGAEDLWTPTATADSACWGGYYKDYIDHIIFNPEAKKHYVKGSFDQLVFDEKYSREISQTLSDHCPVSVKINL; this is translated from the coding sequence GTGAAAAAAGCAGTATTATCTCTGGGGATGGCCATCTCCACTTTATTTCAAGCCGGTATGACCCAGGCAGAAGAACTGAAATTTGCTTCATGGAATATCGCCTGGTTAGGCTCCCATGAATACAATGAACGTAAAGACAGCGACTACCAGCAGCTGGCGCATTATGCGAAAAAACTTAATGCCGATGTTATTGCCCTGCAGGAAGTCGAAGATGAAAGCTGGGCGCGCAAGGTGTTTGGCGACGACTACGACTATTATTTTTCCACCAAAGACTGGGTGCAAAGGGTTGGCGTTGCGGTAAAAAAATCCACCGGTTATGCGGTTAAAGCACAAGAATATAAGGCCCTGGATGTCGGCCGGGTACGTAACGGTATGGATGTTACCCTGTCTAAAGGCGATAAAAAAATACAGCTGCTGGCGGTACATTTAAAGTCCGGCTGTTTCGACTCACCGCTGGATCAAAAAAGTGTCAGCGCTATGCCGAGCACTTCGAAAAAAGAAGCCAAACGCAAAGAAGCTTGTGAAAAACTGAGCAAACAGATTTCGCCGCTGGAAAACTGGATTGATGAAAGAGCGTCAGAGCAGGTGCCTTTTATCGTTTTAGGTGACTTTAACCGTCGTTTTTCCCGCGATATCGCCCTTGATTACCCGGAAAATAAAGGCCTGTGGCAGGCACTGGATGATGAAGGCGCAGAAGATTTATGGACTCCGACCGCCACCGCCGATTCGGCTTGCTGGGGCGGTTACTATAAAGATTATATCGACCACATTATTTTTAATCCCGAGGCGAAAAAGCATTATGTAAAAGGTTCTTTCGACCAGCTGGTATTTGATGAGAAATATAGCCGGGAAATATCGCAAACCTTAAGTGATCACTGCCCGGTTTCTGTAAAGATTAATTTATAG
- a CDS encoding DUF2164 domain-containing protein: MAIITFSEEEKNTVVSQIQKYFQKELDQELGQFDAEFLLDFFAEKIGVYFYNRGLNDAQNVLTGKLADLALEMEEALDEIEKPTDLSK; encoded by the coding sequence ATGGCCATTATCACCTTCTCCGAAGAAGAGAAAAACACTGTCGTCAGCCAGATACAAAAGTATTTTCAAAAGGAACTTGATCAGGAGCTCGGTCAATTTGATGCCGAGTTTTTACTGGATTTTTTCGCCGAAAAAATCGGTGTCTATTTTTATAACCGCGGCCTGAACGACGCACAAAACGTGCTCACCGGAAAACTGGCGGATCTGGCGCTGGAAATGGAAGAAGCTTTAGATGAAATTGAAAAACCCACGGATTTAAGCAAATAA
- a CDS encoding D-2-hydroxyacid dehydrogenase, with product MHAVFLDLQTFSIASADGPAAALKHIRGQVTQLTCYNTTTPEQVVERCREADIVISNKVVLDKTILKQLPRLKLICIAATGSNNIDLESAREQGIAVTNVTGYAGASVAQYVFAQILEYFNQTSHHNRNTERGLWQQNPTFCLHGNAITELAGKTLGIVGYGNLGQAVAKIAAAFDIKVLIGERPGIKSLRPGRCEFDFLLQHSDIVSLHCPLTAGTRHLMNEQSFKLMKNSALLINTARGDLIDNQALLTALQNRELACAVLDVLDQEPPPADHPLLISKLDNELDSAPGKLKITGHIAWASEQAQQRLLDGIAANIYAYNQQKSLNRLD from the coding sequence ATGCACGCGGTTTTTCTCGATCTGCAAACCTTCAGCATAGCCAGTGCCGACGGCCCGGCTGCCGCCCTTAAACACATCAGGGGACAAGTAACGCAATTAACTTGTTATAACACCACCACACCCGAACAAGTTGTCGAGCGCTGCCGGGAGGCCGATATAGTGATCAGCAACAAGGTGGTGCTTGATAAAACGATATTAAAGCAATTGCCGCGCTTAAAACTGATTTGTATTGCCGCCACCGGCAGCAACAATATTGACCTTGAAAGCGCCCGGGAACAGGGTATTGCGGTAACCAATGTCACCGGTTATGCCGGCGCGTCGGTAGCCCAATACGTCTTCGCCCAAATCCTGGAGTACTTTAACCAGACCAGCCACCATAACCGCAATACCGAGCGCGGCCTGTGGCAACAAAACCCGACCTTTTGCCTGCACGGCAATGCCATTACCGAGCTTGCCGGTAAAACTCTGGGCATTGTCGGTTACGGCAATCTCGGCCAGGCGGTTGCTAAAATTGCCGCCGCCTTTGATATCAAGGTATTGATTGGCGAGCGCCCCGGTATCAAAAGCTTAAGGCCGGGCCGGTGCGAATTTGACTTTTTATTGCAGCACTCGGATATTGTCAGCCTGCATTGCCCGTTAACGGCCGGCACCAGGCACCTGATGAATGAGCAAAGCTTTAAGCTCATGAAAAACAGCGCTTTATTGATCAACACCGCCCGCGGCGACTTGATAGACAACCAGGCGCTGCTAACCGCCCTGCAAAACCGGGAACTCGCCTGTGCGGTACTTGATGTACTGGATCAGGAGCCGCCACCAGCCGACCACCCATTACTGATAAGCAAGCTAGACAACGAGCTAGACAGTGCCCCGGGCAAGTTAAAAATTACCGGTCATATTGCCTGGGCCAGCGAGCAGGCCCAGCAAAGACTGCTTGATGGTATCGCGGCGAATATTTATGCCTATAACCAGCAAAAATCCCTTAACCGCCTGGATTAA
- a CDS encoding NnrS family protein produces the protein MMQITDMQKEQQIQPLFRLGFRPFFLFGALFSVISIIIWVLIYRGVTAFNPFSSGYWWHIHEMIFGFAAAIIAGFLLTAVQNWTGIRGVQGKLLGGLFSLWLAGRLVLLFPDVLGYTLSAIIDLSFLPAVAIVLARPILAIKQYRNLFFVPLLVVLTLVNLEMYLATVYPQTFVINYTGYSAVLLVTLLMSVMAGRVTPMFTANGTGTTKANPIPWLEKACTATLAIATLSLLLQPLLGFNPVFFGTLLVFSGFFQGIRWMRWRPWITLAVPLLWSLHASLKFIWFGLILLGVSYIIPEVPSNHVWHLLTIGGMGGLILAMIARVSLGHTGRPLMPPKLLSYGFALIGISALLRVFGPWGAPLFTSYFVELSAVCWFIGYGAFIFKYGPMLTAPRADGRPG, from the coding sequence ATGATGCAAATTACCGACATGCAAAAAGAGCAGCAAATCCAGCCGCTTTTTCGTCTTGGTTTTCGGCCGTTTTTCCTGTTTGGCGCACTGTTCAGCGTGATCAGTATCATTATCTGGGTGCTGATCTACCGGGGGGTCACCGCCTTTAATCCTTTCTCCAGCGGCTATTGGTGGCATATCCACGAAATGATCTTTGGCTTTGCCGCCGCCATCATCGCCGGCTTCCTGTTAACCGCAGTGCAAAACTGGACCGGCATCCGCGGGGTACAGGGCAAGTTGCTTGGCGGATTGTTTTCCCTCTGGCTCGCCGGCCGTCTGGTCTTGTTGTTTCCCGATGTACTCGGTTATACCTTAAGCGCCATTATCGATCTCAGCTTTTTACCTGCGGTGGCAATAGTGCTTGCCCGGCCTATCCTGGCAATTAAACAGTACCGCAACTTATTCTTTGTGCCCCTGCTGGTGGTACTGACCCTGGTCAACCTGGAAATGTACCTGGCTACGGTATATCCGCAAACCTTTGTGATTAACTATACCGGTTATAGCGCGGTCTTGCTGGTGACCCTGTTGATGTCGGTAATGGCCGGACGGGTAACCCCTATGTTTACCGCCAACGGCACCGGCACGACAAAAGCCAATCCTATCCCCTGGTTGGAAAAAGCCTGCACCGCCACCCTGGCTATCGCCACCTTATCCTTGCTGTTACAACCCCTGCTCGGCTTTAATCCGGTATTTTTCGGCACCTTGTTAGTGTTCTCCGGTTTCTTCCAGGGGATCCGCTGGATGCGCTGGCGTCCGTGGATCACCTTGGCCGTGCCGCTATTGTGGTCATTACATGCCTCGCTGAAATTTATCTGGTTTGGTTTAATCCTGTTAGGCGTGAGCTATATTATCCCGGAAGTGCCCAGCAACCATGTCTGGCACCTGCTGACAATAGGCGGCATGGGCGGTTTGATTTTGGCGATGATCGCCCGGGTAAGCCTGGGCCATACCGGCCGGCCGTTAATGCCGCCTAAGCTGTTATCCTATGGCTTTGCCCTGATCGGCATTTCCGCCCTGCTGCGGGTGTTTGGCCCCTGGGGAGCGCCGCTCTTTACCTCTTATTTTGTTGAGTTAAGCGCCGTATGCTGGTTTATTGGCTATGGTGCCTTTATTTTCAAATACGGTCCTATGCTGACCGCCCCCCGCGCCGATGGCCGCCCGGGTTAA